Within the Candidatus Zixiibacteriota bacterium genome, the region CGGGGTGAGCTCCGGCTTCAGGGCGAGGACTTTCGCGGCCAGGTTGACGACCTGCGGCGAGGCCTGGGAGGTGCCGGAGAGCTTCATGCGGTCGCCCCCGGGCACGAAACTCTCGACCTCGAAACCGTTAGCGTAGCAGTCGACGTTGCCGAAGGAGGTGAAGCCGGTTTCGTCGCCGGCCTGGTCGACGGCGCCGACGACGATGATGTTGGGGAGGTCGAAAGCGCTGGGGATGACCTCCTCGAATTTCACGTCATTGTCCTCGTTGCCGGCGGCCGTGACATAGAGGATCTCCGGCGTGTTCTGCATCGCGGCATAGAGCCCGCTCCGGCCGATTTCGAAAATCTGCCGGGCCAGTTCCCGGCGCTCCTCAGGCGTCCCGCCGGCGTTGTGCGCTTCGAGCGCCTGCTCGACGCTCGCGAGCGACCCGCCCCAGCTCATGTTGACCACCCGCACGCCGTGCTTCCGGTAGTACGCAATCGCTTCGTCGGCGGCGGCGGAGTCTTTCCGGGCCTGCTCGAGCGTGGGTTTCTCGGGGACGAGGGTATACCCGAAGGTGAGGCGGGAGGGCATGAGGCGGATGTAGGGGTTGCCGGCCATGGCGATTCCCGCCACGTGTGTGCCGTGGCAGTAGTTGCCGTAGAGGGCGATGTTCTGGATGAACGTCTGGGCCTCGGCCTGCTGCAGCCCGCTCAGTTCCTGCTTGAGCTCCGCCGCTTCCTTACTGTCCACGGCCATGCTGATGTCGGTCAGTCCCTTCATCTGCCGCTGCAGGCGCGGGCGCTCCGCCCCCACTTCGCCGATCGGGTACAGCAGATCCGGGGTTTTGTCGGAGTGGAGCGTGTAGGCGATGCCGTGCACATCGTCGACAAACCCGTTCCCGTCATCGTCACTCCCGTTGCCGGGGGTCTCGTCCGCGTTGGTCCACAGCACCTGGGCGATCGCGGGGATCTCGGTGTCGAGCCCGGAGTCCCAGATGGTCACGAGCACCGGCTGTCCCCCCTCGCTCCCGCTGAGCGCGACCTGGCGCTCGGCCCAGATGTCCGGTTTGTCGACCGCGTGCGCAGCCAGGTAAGCGTCGATCACCCCGGCGATGGATTCCCGGTAGGGGATGATCGTCCGAAGCATGGTGGCGGTTTTCAGCAGCGAGAGCGCGACGTCCTTGCTGATGACGCCGCCGGTCGAGTCGACCAGCGGCTGATATTTCGATTCCGCCAGTCCGAGGACGAGGTTCTCGGACATCATTTCGGCCATCCCCTTGGTCGACCGGAGCTGGGCCTCGACGACATCGTAGGGCAGAGCGTTGACGAGCGCGGCGTAGGCGGTCCGATAGGCCTCTGGGCGCTGAGCCTCCGGCGCCGCCATAGCCGCCGCGTAAGCCCGGCCGGTCAGACCGGTCGTCAGCTTCTGCGCCTCCTTGTCCTCCAGGTCGCGAACGGCGGCGATATGGGTCTCGTAGGCTGCGAAATCCGCCTCCAGGAGCGCGATCGCGCCGAGGTCGGAGTGGTAGTTCTTGATGGTCGTGGCATCGGGGATCTCGTAGCGCTCGAGGTCGGCCAGCAGATCCGCTTTCACGGCCGCCGCGAGCGCGGCGAGCGCCTCCGGATTAACCGGGACCTCAGCGGCCTTGACCGCGATTCGGTAGGTGTGGCGGGGGAGGTCATCGAGCTTCTCGATCTTGATCTTGTCGGCCGCGCGGCCGGTCAAGGCCAGGCCGCCAAGCAGAATCGCGAGAGCGGCGAGGGAGAAGAGCAGTGAACGTCGCATGCGGGCTCCTTATGTCAGACGTGTCGCACCATGTTATTGCTGCGTTTGTACGTTTCGGGGCGGGGTTTGGTTGCGGGCGGCCGGGAAACAAGACGGCCCGCCGGGGAAACCGACGGGCCGCGATTTTACTGTGCACCCACCGTTGAGCCGCCCCCGGACAACCCTCGAGGCAGTTGGCTCCAACCGGGCGCTCCCGCAACACACGGAACGGACTACTTACGGCTGCTACCTTCCGGTCCTGACCGGGTTCATAGGTTTCCGTTGTACGGGACCCAGCCTTCAACACCACTTACCCGTTGGCGAAGTCCGGCGACCGCACCCGCGGGTGGGAATTCGGCCCCGGTATAGCGGGTTCCGGGTACAGGGCACCGCTAACTCCCCGCCTAGCACAGGCTCGTCGCACGAGCGAACAGCCGGTGACAACAATGGCCTCCTTGCGGGAGGCCGGTCCACTGCTGTCGCGCACGCGCTATTTTTAAGTGGAGCAGATCGGGATCGAACCGACGACCTCAACGTTGCGAACGTTGCGCTCTCCCAACTGAGCTACTGCCCCAGGGATCTTCACATCACGGCCCATACTATAATCGTCCCGGAAGGATTTGCCAAGCGATTTTTTCCGGCCCCGTCTCTCCCCCTCTCCTAGTAGAGGAGTCCTGCCCGGAGAAAGAGGGAGGGTGCGATTTTCACGTCCACGGCACTGTTGCCCCCGCTCGGCGCGGCCATGAAACCGAGCTCGAGCACGACCGCCCACTTCCCCCGCGGGAGGAGCACCAGTTCGCTGAACGCCTTGAGAGTGAGGTACGTAGTGGGGCGCATGAAGCCGATGTCGGCCAGGTAGCCGAGCCCGACCGCGGCCCCCGGCCGCCAAGCCAGCCGCTGATGGTGCTTGTAAAAGGCGAGCTTGAACCCGGCCGCCACATCGATAAACCGCTCGCTGAGGGGGTGGAACCGCAAGTCGTAGATGTCGACGGAGAATAGGAGAAGAAAAGCGCGGGTCAGGGGGACATCGAAAAACACCTGTCCGCTGGGAGCAGCCTTGGGATCAAGCTCCTTGCCCGCCACGGCCACCGAATCCCAGGGCGTGGGTCGCCCGGTGAGAGTCAGGGCGCCGGTGTTGATCAGCCCCAGCTTCAGGCCCACCCCGCCGTGGGCGATGACTTTCGGCACTCCGTCGGCCCGCGTCGGCGCCGCCGAAGCGGAGGCCGGGAGCAAGAGCAGGCCGAGAACGAGGGCGCGTCGAAGTTGTTGCCGCACAAGGGGGGCCTTTCGATAGAGGATTTTCTCGCCACATAGACAGGAATTACCTGCTGTTTGTCAATACGAATAGCGGCGCCCTTCGGACGCGGAAAAATTGTGATTGGGAATGAGGCAGATATTGCATATACTGGAGAGTTATGACGTATCAGGTTCTGGCCCGGAAGTATCGCCCGCCGACGTTTGAAGGCGTTGTGGCACAGGCACATGTGACCCGCACGCTGCAGAACGCTGTGCGCAACGGGCGGGTGGGATCGGGTTATCTGTTCTGCGGCCCGCGCGGCACCGGGAAGACCACCACTGCCCGGATCCTGGCCAAAGCGCTCAATTGTGTCAACGGCCCGACCCCCGAACCGTGCGGGGTCTGCCCCGCCTGCCGCGACATTACCGGCGGCAACTCGCTGGATGTGCTGGAGATCGACGCCGCCTCCAACACGGGGGTCGACGATGTCCGGGCTCTGCGCGAGCGGATTAACCTGACCCCCGCCGGCGGCAAAAAGAAAATCTACATCATCGATGAAGTCCACCGGCTCTCGGGGGCGGCCTTCGACGCGCTTCTGAAGACGCTCGAGGAACCGCCGGAGCACGTGGTGTTCATTTTCGCCACCACCGAGCCGACGAAAGTTCCGGAGACGATCCTCTCCCGGACGCAGCGGTTTGATTTCAAGCGGGTGTCCGCGCTTGACCTGGCCCAGCATCTCCAGCATATCGCCGAGCAGGAGGGCATGGCGATCAGCGAGAGCGCGGTGGCGCTCCTGGCGCGGCGGGGGGACGGTTCGGTGCGCGACGCCCTCTCGCTTCTCGACCAGGTGGCGGCTTTCGCCGGGGAAACGATCGGGGAAACCGACGTGGTCGAGGCGCTCGGCCTGGTTGACCGGCAGACGCTCTTCGATTTTACGGGCGCGGTGGCGGCGCAGGACGCGCCGGCGGCGCTCCGGCTGGCCAACGGCATCATCGAGGCCGGCATCGACGTCGAGGATTTCTTCGCCGAGGCGCTCGATCACCTCCGCATCCTCATGATCCTCCTGACCGACCGCGAGTCGGGCGACCTGCTCAATCTCTCGGCCGAGGAGCGGGAGGCCTATCTCCGGCAGGCCGACTCTTTCCGGGTCGGCGATGTGATCCGGCTGATGAAGATGGTCGGGGACGGGCGGCGGGATCTCAAGGACGGTCTTGACGAGCGGCTCGTGCTGCAGGTGGCGGCGGTGAAGATGGCGGCCATGGAGGCGACGGTGCAGTTCGAAGAAGTGCTCTCTCACCTTCGGCAGAACCCCCCGGCGGCCTCCGGGACGGCCGACCTGTTCGGCAACCCGGCAAAAAAAAAAGACCCTGACCGACCGCCGGAGCCGCGGGGAGGCGTAAGCGCTCCGCCGACGCCGCCCATCGATCCCCAGCGAACGCTCGACCTGGCCGCAGTCCGGGCCGGGTGGGAGGGCTTCCTGGCCGAACTCCGGCAGCGCAAAGCCATGCTCTCGTCGCAGTTGGCCATGGCGACGCTGGTCGAGGTCAAGGACAACGAGCTGGCCGTGGTGTTCGGCGCCGGTGGAACCATGCCCTTGCAGATCGTGACGCGGACCGAGAACCTTCACGTGATCACGACCGCGCTGCGAGAACACTACCGCGCGCCGCTGCGTATAAAGTTCAGTCTCGACCCGCGGCGCCAGGGCCCGGGACCCACGGAAGAGAAGCGCGGACTCGACCGCGCGCAGATAGAGAAACTGATCGCCGACTCACCCCGCATCCGCAGGCTCCTCGACCTCGTCGAAGGGGAAGTTATCGGCGTGCGAAAAGTAACCTGAGCGACCCGAAAGGATAGCACCACCATGAGAGGCGGACTGGGCGACATGATGAAGCAGGTTCAGCAAATGCAGGCCAAGATGGCCGCGCTGCAGGAAGAGCTGGAAAACACCGAACTCGAGGCCTCGTCGGGCGGCGGGATGGTCAAGGTTGTCATGAACGGCAAGAACGTGGTCCGCTCGATCACCATCGACCGGGAAGTGGTCGATCCCGAGGACGTGGAGATGCTCCAGGATCTCATCGTGGCGGCGGTCAACCAGGCGCGCGAGAAGGTGCAGGAACTGCAGGCGCAGCAGATGGCGCAGATCACCGGCGGGCTGAATCTCCCGGGCCTCGGCGGCCTGCCCTTCTGAGCGGGACGGAGGCCGGACACCCATGTTCAAATCCGCAGCATCAGTTGAGCGGCTCACCAACCGCCTGGCCCGCCTTCCCGGGATCGGCCGGAAATCCGCGGCCCGCCTCGCCTTCCACCTGCTCAAACTTCCCCGCGAGGAGGCGCTGGAGCTCGCCGACGCCATTCGCGAGGTCAAGGACAAGGTCGGGTTCTGCTCGGTCTGCAACAACATCTCGGAGACCGATCCCTGCCAGATCTGCTCGGATCCGCGGCGGCGCCGCAGCCTCATCTGTGTGGTCGAAGAGACCGCCGATGCCGCCGCGATCGACCGGGTCGAGGGGTTCGACGGGGTCTTCCACATCCTCGGCGGACGGCTCTCGCCTTTGGACGGTATCGGGCCGGACGACCTCAAGATCAAAGAGTTGCTCGCCCGCATCGGGGGCGGGGACACGGAAGTGGTGATCGCCACCAACCCGAATGTCGAGGGGGAGGCGACCGCCATGTACCTCTCCCGCCTGCTGAAGCCGATGGGGGTGCGGGTCACGCGGATCGCGCGGGGGCTGCCGGTCGGCTCGGACCTCGAATATGCCGATGCCGTCACGCTCGCACGGGCGCTCGATGGGCGGCAGGAATTCTGATTGGCCGGCGATGCACCGCACCGGGACACATAGTCAACTGGGACTTCTCGCCGGCCTGACCGTGCTCCTGTTTGTGGCGGGGCGTCTGGCGAGCGGGGCGCTGGGGCCGAACAACTGGTCGTTTACGCACTGGCAGGCGTTGGCGCGTCCCTCGGCCGCCGCCTGGCTCGCGGTCGCGCTGGTGCTCGGCGTGGCTCTGGGCCGGTTCCTGCCGGCGATCGCCGCTTTCCTCCAGCCCCGGCGCAAGGCCGCGGTCGGCGCCACGCTGCTGATCGTACTCATCGTCCTTCTCCGCTGCGATTCATTCGTCGCCGGAGGGGGAAACCTCCGCATTGCCCAGATCGCCCAGACCGCGGACGTGATCCTCCCGTGGTACGAGTACGGCGCCGTGGCCGCGGTCCGGCTGTTCTACCGGTGCGGCGTGATTGCCGGACTTCCGGAGGCGGCGGCCGCCGCCGCAGCCTGGCAGGTGTTCGGTTTCGCCTGCACAATTCTCGCGCTCGCGGCCGCCTGGCGGCTGGCCCGGCTGCTTTCGGACGATCCCACGCGCCGCCTGGGATTGTTCGTCATCGTCTTTTTCGGTCCGCAGACGGCGGTGTATTTCGGCTTCATCGGCCCGGTGCCGGTGATCGCCGCCGCCGCGCTCTGGCTGGCGTATGCGCTGGTCCGGGCGGCGGAAAAGCCCTCCCCCCGCCGACTCGGCCTGGTCTGGGGCGTTTTCGCCCTGAGTGTCGCTATGCACGCGGCGATGGTTTTCGCGCTCCCGGCCGTGGTCGCCGGCACGGTTGGCGGGCTGCGCCGACGGGGGCGGCCGGGCGTCGCGCCGTTTCTCGCCGGAGCGGTCGTGTGGATCGGGCTGCCGGCCGCGCTCTACCTTGTGGCGAATGAGTACCTCCCGCTGAAAGCGTCGCTGCTGCTGGCGGCGGGCAAGCCGCCGCACGGGGATTATTCGCTGTTCTCGCCGCGGCGACTCGGCGACCTGGGCCAGGTGCTGTTCCTGTTGTTTCCGCTGGGTCTGGTCGCCCTGTACGCGCTGATCCGGTGGACGCGCCGGGCGGTGACCGACCTCGCCTGTTCGACCGCGCTCCTCCTGTTCCTGGGGGGACTCAGCGCCGTTTTCGTCATCGACCCGGTGCACAGCATTGTGCTGGATCTTCCCCTGTACGCTCCCTTCCTGGCGCCGGGCGCGGTGTTTCTCGCGGTGAGCCTGCGGGCGACTTCGGGCAGTCCGAGCATCTCTCCATCCGCACTCGGGATGATTGCCGCCGCCTCGCTCATGTTGCCGGCCGGATACCTACCCGTCTACACCCGCCTCGCGACGGTCGAGAGGTACATTACCCCCTACCTGGACCGGCACAGCGCGTACTATCGGACAGCCGCCGTGGCCCTGCGGGACGCGTATTTCTATCGGAAGGATCTGGAGCGCGCGAACTACTGGGACCAGAGCTACCGGCGGAAATCCCCGGACTACCTCAATCTCACCGGCATCGAAGATTTCATTCTGGCCCAGCGCCTTGACATCGCCCTCCCGAGCCTGAATAAACTGATCGCCCGCAACCCGTACTGGGCGGAACCGCGCGCCGTGTACGGGAAAGTGATGACCGAGCAGAGGCGTTTCGATTTGGGCAAGCCGCAGCTCGACACGGCGCTGATGCTCGAGCCGTACAATCCGCGGCGCCACATGAACCTGTACGGCTACTACCGGGACAAGGGGGAGTTTGCCCAGGCGTTGACGGCGGTCACCCGCGCGGCGGAGTTGTTTCCGAACAACGATGAGATCCGCACCGACCTGATGATCATCAGCTACCGCGCCGGGCACGGCGAGCGCGCGCGGGAGCTGGCCGAGCACCTGCTGCGGCTGGACTCGACGCGGGCCTATCCGTACGCCATCATGGGTTTTTTGGCGGAGGAGGCGGGCGACCTGAGCTCGGCCATGGCCAATTTCGAGCGCTTCTGCAGTCTCGCACCCGAGGCTCCGGAAACGCCCCAGATCCGCAAACGCGCCAACGCGATCTATCTCAAGCTTAATCCGGCCGCCCCGTGAACCCCTCCGCAGGGGCATGGCGGCTCCACCCCTGGGTCGGCCGCCGGGCCGTCGAGCGGTACGACGAAACAGCACTTGGACCGAAGCGGTCCGGGTGATAGATTGCCCCGGAGTCTCCCGAGGGTAACCGCATGCAGAAGAGCGAACAACCTGGCCGCTTTCGTTACGCCGGCCTGGGGCGCCGCTTCGCGGCCCTCATGCTCGACTTCGCGTTGGGCAGCCTGGTCTTCTTCCCCGTCACCAAGATCGCGAAGGGGGTCTGGATCCTGAGACCGGAGGAACACGCCTGGCGATACGGGTGGTTGATCACCGATCCCCTGTGCCTAATGTTTCTCGCGGTGATTTTGGCCTACTTCATTCTCTCGGAGGGCCTGCTGGGCGCGACGCTGGGCAAGCGGCTGGTGGCCATTCGCGTTGTCCGGGTGAACGGGGAGCGACCGGGGCTGGGCCGTTCCCTGATCCGCAATGTCCTGCGGGCCGTGGATGCTCTCCCCGCGTTCAACATTCTCGGCATCGTGCTGATTGTTTCCTCGCCGGAAAAAGCGCGTGCGGGCGATCGCGTGGCCGGGACGCGGGTGATCGCTCTGAGGTAATTGGGAGAGGTCGCTCTGCGCTCAGGTGACGCCAGTCCGGCGGTGATCTATCCCCGCGCGCTCAACCGCACGAAACCGTCGAGGGCCGCGACTTTGTACGCCTCCGAGAGCGTCGGGTAGTTGAACACCGTGTCGGTGAAATAATCGATTGTCCCGCCGAAAGTCATGACCGCCTGCCCGATGTGAATGAGTTCGGTCGCCCGTTCGCCGACAATGTGCACGCCGAGCACGCGGCGGGAACGTGGGTCGAAGATGAGCTTGAGCATCCCGTCGTGATCGTTGATGATCTGCCCCCGGGCGAGCTCGTAGTAGCGCGCCATCCCCACTTCGTACTCGGCCCCCTCGGCCGAGAGCGCTTCCTCCGTCTGCCCCACCATCGACACCTCCGGGATGGTGTAGATGCCGAAGGGAAGGAGGGAGTTGATGCACGAGGTGTCGCCGTGGTTGAAGGCGTGGATTGCGGCCAGCCGCCCCTGGTCCATCGAAACCGAGGCGAGCGACGGGAACCCAATGACGTCGCCCACCGCGTAAATGTTCGGCACGCGGGTGCGGTAGAGGCTGTCGACGCGGATCAGCCCGCGGTCGTCGACCTCGATGCCAAGATTCTCCAGGCCGAGATTCTGCGTGTTGCCGACCCGTCCGGCGGTGAACAGGAGGCGGTCGGCCGCGACGCGCCGCCCGCTCTGGGTCACCGTCACCACCTGGCCGTCCCGGCGAAACACCTCCTTCATCCCGTCGCCGAGAACCAGGTTGATGCGGTATTTTCGCATGAGGTAGGCAAGGGCGTCGGCGATCTCGCGGTCGAGGAACGACAGGAGCCGTTCGCGGCTGTCGACAATGGTGACGTTGACGCCGATGTGGCCGAAGATGGAGGCGTACTCGCAGCCGATGACCCCGCCGCCGATGATGGTCAGGGAGCGCGGGAGTTCATCGATGTTGATGATGCTCTCGGCGTCGTAGATGTGCTTGTGGTCGAATTCGATGTTGGGGGCGTGCCACGAGCGGGCGCCCGTGGAGATCACGATCACTTCGCCCCGCAGTTCGATCTGTGCGCCGCGGTCGTTGACGACTTCGACCGTGTGCGCGTCCCTGAGCCGTCCCGTCCCCTGGATGACTTCGATCCGGTGGCGGGCCATGTTCTGCTGGATGATGTCGACTTCCTGCTGGATCACCTGCCCTTTGCGGTACATCAGTTCGGCCACCGAGACGTTGGCGCGGACGCCGCCGACGAGTCCGTAGACGGACCGCTGGCGCAGGCCGGAGATGTAGAGCACGGTTTCGCGGAGGGTCTTGGAGGGGATGGTGCCGGTGTGGATGCAGACGCCCCCCTGGACGGAGCGGCGCTCGACGATGGCAGTGGACCGGCGCATCTTGGCCGCCTCAATGGCGGCTTTTTCGCCGGCCGGGCCGGACCCGATAACGACCAGATCGAATTCGCGCACGATCATTTGATCCTGCCCTCCCCCGCCGCCGGGTTGTCCTCGGCGGGTTCCGCCGCATCGGGACCGTGGACCCGGTCGAGCAATTCTTTCATAGCGCCCGCTTCGGCGCGCGCCTTGTCGAGATTGAGCGCCAGCATACGGGTCGACCCGGCCATTCGCTCGTGCGTCCGGTCGAGGCGCTCGAGCGCCGCCCGGACCCCGCTCACAACAACCGACAGCCGCCGGGTGTTCCCTGCCAGGCCGGCCTCGCGGTAGATCGCGGCCACCGAGGCCAAGAAGGCGTAGAGGTGGCCGGGGGAGCTGGGAATCACCCGTCGCGCCAGGGCGTAGGGCAGCAGGCCGCCCCCCTCGTCGGAGATCAGCCGGGCGTAGACCGCCTCCGAAGGAACGTACATGACCGCAAAATCGGTCGTCTGCTCGTCCGGCCGAATGTACTTGGCGGCGATGGCGTCAATCTGCACTTTGACGGCGCGCTGGAATTCGCGGGCCGCGGCCTCGCCCGCGCTCTCGGCGGAGAGACGGGCAAAGGCGTCCAGCGGGAATTTCGAATCCACGGGGAGGAACCGGTCGCCGAGGCGGATGACGGCGTCCACCCGGCTGCCGTCGCGAAACCCGTGCTGCATGGCATACAGGGCGGGGGGCAGAATCTGGCCGAGCAGGTTTTCCAGGAGGAGTTCGCCCAGGCCGCCGCGGAGCTTGGGCGGCTTGAGCAGATCGGAGAGCGCCTGGATATTGCGCCCGATGTCCTCGAGGTTCTGCGTTTGCCGCTGGAGTTCGCCGAGCCGGTGCTCGATCTCGGCCACCACCGTCAGCCGCCGATCCATGGCCGAGGTTCCTTCGGCGAGCCGCTCGTTGAGTCCGCGCGCCGCGGCGTCGAGACTGGAGCGCAGGGTCGCCAGTCCCTCGAGGTGGGCGCCGACCAGTTCGGCCCGCAGCCGGTCGACCGCCGCCTGCACCGTCTGTGTCTCGGCGGTCTGACGGCGCCGCAGCGATACGGCCAGCCCGACGACGGCGGCCGTCAGCATCGCCGTCAGCACCACCAGGAGGACGAGCGCGGGATCCATGCCGGGTCCGGTCAGTCGGCCAGGAGTTTGTGGTCCTTGGCGGTCGGCGCGAGGCCCTCGGACAGGTCGATCAGGAACCTGACCTGGACTTCCTGCGCCGTCCCACGGTAGGCCGCGGAGGGGGTGATGCCGTAGATGTATTTCCCGACCAGTTGATTGGTGGCGTAATCGTAGAGGCCGGCTTCGTTGGCGTCATAGCGGATTCCCCAGCGGTAGCCGGGAAAGGGCGTCCCGCCCTGGTACTGCTCCTCGAACAGCACCGACTTGACGTCTTTTAACCGCTTGTCGTAGCCGAAGAGGAGATTGCCCCTGGGGCCGTCGGGCCCGTTGGCCGGGAACGAGAGCGAAACCCAGCGCTGGTAGAGGCGCACTTTGACGCCGCCGTCATCGAACCCCCCCTGTTTCCTTTCGACCAGACCGGGGGCGAAGACGGCCCGCTCCGATTCCAGCCGGTCACAGTAGGCCGAGAACTCCATCATCAGGTTGTCCCAGGAACTGACGCCGACCGTCTCGTAGACGACCCGTTTTACCTCCGGCGCGAGCATGGCCGGCATCTCGGTCGACGACCCGGAGAGTTTCAGGTACAGGTCGAAGTAGCGGCTGTAGCCCATGCGGTCCAGCAGGAAGGCGGTGAACAGCCCGGCCACCGGGTAGGCCATGTCGGCCCCGGCCTGTTTCTCGAAACGGTCCATCGACACGAGCGAGTCCACCTGGACCAGCCCGTTCTTGTGCAGGAACGCCCCGAGGTAGACAAGCGACGTGGGGGCTTTCCCCCACCGGCCGCCGAGGTGCACGGCGATCCCCTCGCGCACGATCGGCTGTGTCATGAGCGGGAGCGAGCGGAGCTTGAGGTTGACCAGCAGGTGCACGACCTCATGGTTGTGCGGGAAGGTAGCGCTGATGATGTCGTTGGAGGCCAGGTCGTAGGTGCCTTTGGTCAGGTGCCCGGTGATGGTGAGGACGGTGGAGTCCGACGTGCAGTAGAAGAACTCGATTTTCTTCTCGGCGATCTCGCGCAGCACGGCCGCCCCAAGGCTGAGGGAATCGGCGGCCCGCTCGATGAACCGGTCGGCCTCGTCCAGCAGCACCGGGTGCAGGTAAGCCTCGGCGCCGGGCTGGGTGTGGATACGGAAGTACCTGGTCTCCCTTACCGGCCAGAGCGCCGCCACCCAGTCCTGCGGGTAGGTCAGCCAGAAATAGGTGCTGTCCCAGTAGGCATAGTAGGGGTGTTCCACCTCCTCGCCGTTGACAGTCTTCTTGAATTTCATCCGCACGTACCGGCCGCCGTCGAGCAGGTCCACCTGGGTCACGGCGGGGACGAGGTAGTCCCGCATAACCGGGAGATTGCGTACCACCGGCGAGCCGGCGTCGATTTTCAGGGGAATATCGGTGAAGGTGATATCGAACCGGCCGGACCGCTCGATGGCGGCCTGGGTCCAGAATCCCTCGGCCGAGGCCAGGTTTCCCGAGACGAGCAGGTCGAAATATTCCTCGAGCGTTTCAATCGCGGGCCGGGTCGAGAACGGTTCGGCGGCCGGCGACACCGCGGGCCGGAAGGCGACAAGCAGGGCGGCGAGAACAAACGAACGGCCTTTCATCGATTTTCTCCTGTTCTGGCGCTTGGTGGTACGGTCCCCAATATACATTCTTTGTACCGTCTATGTCCAGCCGGGGGTGCAAAAAAAGCCCCCCGCCGGTCCTTGCGGGGGCGGGGGGCGTAATTGCCGCGGCGGGGTCCGGGCTCAGAACGTGAACCCGACCGAGAACCGGTGGGTGTTGTCCAGCCGCCCGAAGTCCTGCCAGGCGTAGTCGATCACCAGCCGGGTCTCGCTGCCCATGGCCGTCTGGAGGCCGCCGCCGAAGGTCAGCCCCTCCTCCTCGTAGTTGATCTTGTACCCGCCGCGGAGGAAGTACTGATTGCGGAAGCCCCATTCGGCGCCGAGCGCGCCCTGCTGGATGTTGTCGTTCGGGTGCTTCAGTTCCGACGACAGGGTGAGCACCGAGTTCGGGCCCGTCTCGAGGTCGTAGGCCAGCCCGAACCGGAAGACCATGGGCAGATCGTACTGGGTCGTGATGTACGAGGCATCGGTTCCGTCGTCCTCGCGGAAGTCGATGTCGGAGCCCGTGAATTCCATCTCCGGGCCGAGGTTGCTGATGCTCATGCCGAGCCGCAGCGACTTGAACCCGGTGTACAGCTGGGTGCCCATGTCGAAGGCGAACCCGTTGGCGTTCTCGTGGTGGATGCGCTCGCCGACGTACTTGACCGTCGCGCCGAAGGAGAATCGGTTGGTCAGCATCCGCGCGTAGGACAGCCCGACCGCGTACGAGGAGGCGGAGTAGTAGTCGCCGGTCCCCTCGTACTCTTCGAGGGTCGTGATCTCCTGGTCGTCCATGGAGAGGACGGTGGCGCTCACGGCGAAGGTGCCGACGTCCTCGAAGTAGTGGGCGAGGGCGGCGTAGTTGAGATTGACGTCGAGCACCCAGTTCACGTTGGTGAAGCTGACGGCGCTGTTGTCGATCTCGGCGAGGCCGGCCGGGTTCCAGTAGGCGG harbors:
- the rmuC gene encoding DNA recombination protein RmuC, coding for MDPALVLLVVLTAMLTAAVVGLAVSLRRRQTAETQTVQAAVDRLRAELVGAHLEGLATLRSSLDAAARGLNERLAEGTSAMDRRLTVVAEIEHRLGELQRQTQNLEDIGRNIQALSDLLKPPKLRGGLGELLLENLLGQILPPALYAMQHGFRDGSRVDAVIRLGDRFLPVDSKFPLDAFARLSAESAGEAAAREFQRAVKVQIDAIAAKYIRPDEQTTDFAVMYVPSEAVYARLISDEGGGLLPYALARRVIPSSPGHLYAFLASVAAIYREAGLAGNTRRLSVVVSGVRAALERLDRTHERMAGSTRMLALNLDKARAEAGAMKELLDRVHGPDAAEPAEDNPAAGEGRIK
- a CDS encoding PorV/PorQ family protein, with product MKKTLCIIALLLIAGNAFAEFSKVGSAGAQFLKIGVGSRYQAMGDASVACVSDVYAAYWNPAGLAEIDNSAVSFTNVNWVLDVNLNYAALAHYFEDVGTFAVSATVLSMDDQEITTLEEYEGTGDYYSASSYAVGLSYARMLTNRFSFGATVKYVGERIHHENANGFAFDMGTQLYTGFKSLRLGMSISNLGPEMEFTGSDIDFREDDGTDASYITTQYDLPMVFRFGLAYDLETGPNSVLTLSSELKHPNDNIQQGALGAEWGFRNQYFLRGGYKINYEEEGLTFGGGLQTAMGSETRLVIDYAWQDFGRLDNTHRFSVGFTF